The following are encoded together in the Glycine soja cultivar W05 chromosome 5, ASM419377v2, whole genome shotgun sequence genome:
- the LOC114411112 gene encoding uncharacterized protein LOC114411112 — protein MSSSAVLAGIFCRKPLYDKAIVVIMCFAVGVILLTSLVHVLLDSYAALANAMWRRTTPGGTSPSRASSCSMSRTGSGNGSDSSNANTGTSTGAASRSKNAPGNKTDIGWKHGTDVLGNGKKVKCNYCSKINNGGIFRFEHHLAGTRWNFEHCASVPEEVKMLMMNVVAEVANASEKRRKLNSIHEEGTEGVEVESNSSQSGIQRKGMLTFKGRGKAKFVQASGGEGAQATLNQLYKKGDKDKVDDQCAEFWYTSAIPFNVIKNPTFAKFCDMVGRYGVGYKPPSYHDIKEKLLKRAVTKTDVMLQEFRDEWKKTGCSIMSDGWTDKKRRSICNFLVNSPKGTVFLYSLDTSDISKTADKVLKMLDDVVDFVGEENVVQVITDNAANYKAAGELLMHKRENLYWTPCAAHCIDLIFEDFEKHLKVHQTTITKGRRITTYIYGRTMLISIMKKFTNGRDLIRPGMTRFATAYLTLACLHELKASLMSMFSSEEWKTSKFGTSQEGRKVQNMALDSRFWKNVTMCLKVAAPLMVVLRLVDSDVKPAMGFIYEEMENAKEKIKCNFNNTKKSYEPVWKIIDERWDHQLHRPFHAAAYYLNSHLHYEPTFRHDDLQVKEGLHTCMRRLVKDVAERKKINLQLVEFHFARGLFSMEEAKDSRKIMQPGEWWEMFGDGTPELRRFAIRVLSLTCSSSGCECNWSSFEMLKSKQNRKSIALPFDEIESDNEWITEEGYNDEDEQPQAEGHGDNVELVGDVGGSSNDPVVDAFDLDNLIFLEPNDDDKQSEEDLDDDGDGDESDDIHGDDPIRGLDMLL, from the exons TATGTCTAGGACTGGGAGTGGGAATGGATCAGATTCATCAAATGCCAATACAGGCACATCCACAGGTGCAGCAAGTAGAAGCAAAAATGCTCCAGGAAATAAGACTGATATTGGGTGGAAGCATGGGACAGATGTTTTAGGGAATGGTAAAAAAGTTAAGTGCAACTACTGCTCAAAGATCAACAATGGGGGAATTTTTAGATTTGAGCATCATCTTGCTGGGACTAGATGGAATTTTGAACATTGTGCTTCAGTTCCTGAAGAAGttaagatgcttatgatgaACGTTGTTGCAGAGGTTGCTAATGCatcagagaagagaagaaagttGAACAGTATTCATGAAGAAGGTACTGAGGGAGTGGAAGTGGAGTCAAATAGTAGTCAAAGTGGAATACAACGAAAAGGGATGCTTACTTTCAAAGGAAGAGGAAAAGCAAAATTTGTTCAGGCTAGTGGTGGTGAGGGAGCTCAAGCAACTTTAAATCAGTTATATAAAAAAGGTGACAAAGATAAAGTTGATGATCAATGTGCTGAATTTTGGTACACAAGTGCCATTCCATTCAATGTTATTAAAAATCCAACTTTTGCAAAATTTTGTGACATGGTTGGGAGATATGGGGTTGGCTATAAACCTCCATCATATCATGATATCAAAGAGAAGCTTTTGAAAAGAGCAGTGACCAAAACTGATGTAATGCTTCAAGAATTTAGGGATGAGTGGAAGAAAACTGGTTGCTCAATTATGTCTGATGGGTGGACCGATAAAAAAAGACGttcaatttgtaattttttggtGAACAGTCCAAAAGGGACTGTATTTCTTTATTCATTGGATACCTCAGACATCTCAAAAACAGCTGACAAAGTGTTGAAGATGTTGGATGATGTAGTGGATTTTGTTGGAGAGGAGAATGTAGTGCAGGTGATAACTGATAATGCTGCAAATTACAAAGCAGCTGGAGAATTATTGATGCATAAACGAGAGAATTTGTATTGGACCCCATGTGCTGCTCATTGCattgatttaatatttgaagattTTGAGAAACATTTGAAGGTTCATCAGACTACTATAACAAAGGGAAGAAGGATCACCACCTACATTTATGGTAGAACAATGTTGATTAGCATCATGAAGAAGTTCACAAATGGAAGAGACTTGATTAGGCCTGGTATGACTAGATTTGCCACAGCTTATTTAACTTTAGCTTGCCTTCATGAATTGAAAGCATCATTAATGAGCATGTTTAGCTCTGAAGAGTGGAAAACAAGCAAGTTTGGAACTTCACAAGAGGGAAGAAAAGTACAGAATATGGCTTTGGATAGTCGATTTTGGAAGAACGTAACCATGTGCCTCAAAGTTGCTGCCCCTCTTATGGTGGTCCTTCGATTGGTGGATTCAGATGTAAAACCCGCCATGGGTTTCATATATGAGGAGATGGAAAATGcaaaagagaagataaaatgCAACTTTAATAACACTAAGAAAAG CTATGAGCCTGTTTGGAAAATTATTGATGAGAGGTGGGATCATCAGCTTCACAGGCCTTTTCATGCAGCTGCATATTATCTTAATTCTCACCTGCACTATGAACCTACTTTCAGACATGATGACCTTCAGGTGAAAGAAGGGTTGCACACATGTATGAGAAGATTGGTCAAGGATGTtgcagaaaggaaaaaaattaatttgcaaCTTGTTGAGTTTCATTTTGCTAGAGGGCTTTTCTCTATGGAAGAGGCAAAGGACAGTAGAAAAATCATGCAACCTGGAGAATGGTGGGAGATGTTTGGTGATGGAACTCCAGAGTTGAGGAGATTTGCTATTCGTGTTTTGAGCTTGACTTGTAGCTCTTCTGGGTGTGAGTGTAATTGGAGCTCATTTGAAATG ttaaaaagtaaacaaaatagaaaaagtaTTGCTCTTCCATTTGATGAGATTGAATCTGACAATGAATGGATAACTGAAGAGGGATATAATGATGAGGATGAGCAACCTCAAGCTGAAGGTCATGGTGACAATGTTGAATTAGTGGGAGATGTTGGAGGAAGTTCAAATGATCCAGTTGTAGATGCTTTTGATctagataatttaattttcttggaACCTAATGATGATGATAAACAGTCTGAGGAAGACCTTGATGATGATGGAGATGGTGATGAAAGTGATGATATTCATGGAGATGATCCAATTAGAGGATTGGACATGCTTCTTTGA